Proteins encoded by one window of Actinocorallia herbida:
- a CDS encoding serine hydrolase domain-containing protein, producing MRGSAARARVRCAGGGDSGHVLGHTAGLPAWDEPVTAADLYDGRRTTDLAAAQAPRWEPGTGAGCHSLTFGVVMGEVVRRVTGRTLGRFFAEEVAGPLDADFHIGLAPEHDHRVAPLLAAPEGDRPEGFPIGVSDANTSAWRRAGLPAVGGFGNARSAGAVQSVLACGGAVGGVRLLSAAGCERAFEAQFHGQDRVLGTPITWGMGYRLEGRTCSWGGWGGSLVLVDLDHRMTVSYVMNQVFWDEGHARALSLLAAYGAIT from the coding sequence ATGCGTGGCTCAGCCGCGCGGGCCCGGGTACGTTGCGCCGGTGGCGGAGATTCAGGGCACGTTCTCGGGCACACCGCCGGGCTGCCGGCCTGGGACGAGCCGGTCACGGCCGCGGACCTCTACGACGGGCGGCGCACCACGGACCTGGCGGCGGCGCAGGCTCCTCGGTGGGAGCCGGGCACCGGGGCCGGCTGTCACTCGCTCACCTTCGGTGTCGTGATGGGCGAGGTCGTCAGGCGGGTCACCGGACGCACCCTGGGACGGTTCTTCGCCGAGGAGGTGGCCGGGCCGCTGGACGCCGACTTCCACATCGGGCTCGCGCCCGAGCACGACCACCGAGTCGCCCCGCTGCTCGCCGCACCCGAGGGGGACCGGCCGGAGGGTTTCCCGATCGGGGTGTCGGACGCGAACACCTCCGCCTGGAGACGCGCCGGGCTACCCGCCGTCGGCGGGTTCGGCAACGCCCGCTCCGCCGGCGCCGTGCAGTCGGTGCTCGCGTGCGGAGGCGCCGTCGGCGGCGTACGCCTGCTCTCGGCCGCCGGCTGCGAGCGCGCCTTCGAGGCGCAGTTCCACGGGCAGGACCGAGTCCTCGGCACACCGATCACCTGGGGCATGGGCTACCGGCTCGAGGGCCGCACCTGTTCCTGGGGCGGCTGGGGCGGTTCGCTGGTCCTCGTCGACCTCGACCATCGCATGACCGTGTCCTACGTGATGAACCAGGTGTTCTGGGACGAGGGCCACGCCAGAGCGCTGAGCCTCCTGGCCGCCTACGGCGCGATCACCTAG
- a CDS encoding lamin tail domain-containing protein, giving the protein MATSRVRRLITASSLPLAMTAALAALPGAAGALSTDVVISAVYGGGGNSGAVFKNDYIELANLTGSPIDVSGWSVQYASAAGAVFQMTTLTGSIPANGRYLVQQAAGAGGTAALPTPDASGNIPMSGTSGVVALVTTQIPLVGCGISCAVAPNVKDLVGYGATANVETLAAPGLTNTTAAARSGTLADTDNNSVDFTSGVPKATNSAGVTVSADDPGGPVDPTPGSVRIHDLQGAGRISPIVGQAVTNVPGIVTAVRATGNSRGFWFQDPSADADPLTSEGVFVFTGSTSPTVVAGDSVLVTGRVTEYRPTAGAQSLTELGGAIAVTRLSSGNALPAPVPVAFPDAYTKSGALEAQPVEPSSYVLDWLEVHEGMRVTLAQDTRLVSPVDTEYDELWITLKPGQNPSPRGGTVYKSYADPNSGRLMIVDLSGDAPAANVGSTLAAGTTGPVDYQSFGGYVVQATEVGAITEGGLKRQKVTKAKSLLDLSIATYNVENLDAADPDAKFTRLAGAVVKNLGSPEIVALEEIQDDNGPVNDGTVTDDQTLTKFTAAIKAAGGPAYSFRSIDPNDGTDGGEPGGNIRQAFLYNAAKVQFVDRPGGNADTAVTVVKKWPFLDQVALSVSPGRIDPASTAWNASRKPLVGEFSYLGQPLFVVANHFNSKGGDYPLSAAVQPPVRSSETQRLEQAAEVRDFVKELSDKSKGKAKVVVLGDLNDYPFSPVLQTVTGDGALLKSLVDTLPADQRYNYVYDGNSQTLDHVLLSPSIKGYAYGIVHLNAEFADQASDHDPQLLRLLAGCDLLPWLPNCNPGTLVTDE; this is encoded by the coding sequence GTGGCAACATCCCGGGTACGGCGCCTGATCACGGCGTCGAGCCTGCCGCTGGCGATGACGGCGGCACTCGCCGCGCTGCCGGGCGCCGCCGGCGCGCTGTCGACCGATGTGGTCATCTCCGCCGTGTACGGCGGGGGCGGCAACTCCGGCGCGGTCTTCAAGAACGACTACATCGAACTGGCGAACCTCACGGGCAGCCCGATCGACGTGTCCGGGTGGAGCGTCCAGTACGCCTCCGCCGCGGGCGCGGTGTTCCAGATGACCACGCTGACGGGCAGCATTCCGGCGAACGGCCGTTACCTCGTCCAGCAGGCCGCGGGGGCCGGAGGCACCGCAGCGCTGCCGACGCCCGACGCCTCGGGGAACATTCCCATGTCGGGGACCTCGGGCGTCGTCGCGCTGGTGACGACGCAGATCCCGCTGGTGGGCTGCGGCATCAGCTGCGCGGTCGCACCGAACGTCAAGGACCTGGTCGGCTACGGTGCGACCGCGAACGTCGAGACGCTCGCCGCGCCGGGTCTGACCAACACGACGGCCGCCGCCCGGAGCGGCACGCTCGCCGACACCGACAACAACTCGGTGGACTTCACCTCCGGGGTGCCCAAGGCCACGAACTCCGCGGGCGTCACCGTCTCGGCCGACGACCCGGGCGGTCCCGTCGACCCGACCCCCGGCTCCGTCCGCATCCACGACCTCCAGGGCGCCGGGCGGATCTCCCCGATCGTCGGACAGGCCGTGACGAACGTCCCGGGCATCGTCACGGCGGTCCGGGCGACGGGCAACTCGCGCGGCTTCTGGTTCCAGGACCCGTCCGCCGACGCCGACCCGCTCACCAGCGAGGGCGTGTTCGTCTTCACCGGCTCGACCTCGCCGACGGTCGTCGCCGGCGACTCGGTGCTGGTGACCGGCCGGGTCACCGAGTACCGGCCGACGGCCGGGGCGCAGAGTCTCACCGAGCTCGGCGGCGCCATCGCCGTCACCAGGCTCAGCTCCGGGAACGCGCTGCCCGCGCCCGTTCCGGTCGCGTTCCCGGACGCCTACACCAAGAGCGGCGCGCTGGAGGCGCAGCCGGTCGAGCCGTCGTCCTACGTGCTGGACTGGCTGGAGGTCCACGAGGGCATGCGGGTCACGCTCGCCCAGGACACCCGCCTGGTCAGCCCGGTCGACACCGAGTACGACGAGCTGTGGATCACCCTCAAGCCCGGACAGAACCCGTCGCCGCGCGGCGGCACCGTCTACAAGTCCTACGCCGACCCGAACAGCGGCCGGCTCATGATCGTCGACCTGAGCGGTGACGCGCCGGCCGCGAACGTCGGCTCGACGCTCGCCGCGGGCACGACCGGCCCGGTCGACTACCAGTCGTTCGGCGGCTACGTCGTGCAGGCCACCGAAGTGGGCGCGATCACCGAGGGCGGCCTCAAGCGGCAGAAGGTGACGAAGGCCAAGAGCCTCCTCGACCTGTCGATCGCGACCTACAACGTCGAGAACCTCGACGCCGCCGACCCGGACGCCAAGTTCACCCGCCTCGCCGGAGCCGTCGTCAAGAACCTCGGCTCGCCCGAGATCGTCGCCCTCGAGGAGATCCAGGACGACAACGGCCCGGTCAATGACGGCACGGTCACCGACGACCAGACCCTCACGAAGTTCACCGCGGCGATCAAGGCCGCGGGCGGCCCCGCGTACTCGTTCCGCTCCATCGACCCGAACGACGGCACGGACGGTGGCGAGCCCGGCGGCAACATCCGCCAGGCGTTCCTGTACAACGCCGCGAAGGTCCAGTTCGTGGACCGTCCCGGCGGGAACGCCGACACGGCCGTCACCGTCGTCAAGAAGTGGCCGTTCCTCGACCAGGTGGCGCTGTCGGTCTCGCCCGGCCGGATCGACCCGGCGAGCACCGCGTGGAACGCCAGCCGCAAGCCCCTCGTCGGGGAGTTCAGCTACCTCGGCCAGCCGCTGTTCGTGGTCGCCAACCACTTCAACTCCAAGGGCGGCGACTACCCGCTGTCCGCGGCGGTCCAGCCTCCCGTCCGGAGCTCGGAGACGCAGCGGCTCGAGCAGGCCGCGGAGGTCCGCGACTTCGTCAAGGAGCTCTCGGACAAGAGCAAGGGCAAGGCCAAGGTCGTGGTGCTGGGCGACCTGAACGACTACCCGTTCAGCCCCGTCCTCCAGACCGTCACCGGCGACGGCGCGCTGCTCAAGTCCCTGGTCGACACCCTGCCCGCCGATCAGCGCTACAACTACGTCTACGACGGCAACTCCCAGACCCTGGACCACGTCCTCCTCAGCCCGTCCATCAAGGGCTACGCCTACGGCATCGTCCATCTCAACGCCGAGTTCGCCGACCAGGCCAGCGACCACGACCCGCAGCTCCTCCGCCTCCTGGCGGGCTGCGACCTCCTGCCCTGGCTCCCGAACTGCAACCCCGGCACTCTCGTCACCGACGAGTGA
- a CDS encoding glycoside hydrolase family 26 protein: protein MVFAAGCASPAADTAAPQDKPTYTVDLDASGRDANAEEPAPAAAGGSSADPVADDPEAALGVDPVDVEAAGRKAKKVFNNPAPKNFKRYNAPGVVKVTKYIYPKRDIFGVFTDQARNQIADRNALAKKVGMKPNMIKSFFGWGAPVDPNWARRIWNAGAFPQLELEAHDPAVATVASVAAGQEDGYIRALAQSVKTANVPIVFSPFHEMNGDWYPWGHCGPTSKPESNACQVGTTPAQFRAAWKRMHNIFKQVGATNAIWVWQTNQIGARPQVRLKQFYPGNAYVDWAGTVGYYYPKKGWYASWNDIFVKTLKEIKKITKKPIFIPEMGMEPSKYRARDVKNFLKAVSARRDVIGFLWFNYNKPTETDFRIEASKASLKAFKYWIKQGTYGYDPRKVK, encoded by the coding sequence GTGGTGTTCGCAGCCGGTTGCGCCTCGCCCGCCGCGGATACGGCGGCCCCCCAGGACAAGCCCACCTACACCGTGGACCTCGACGCCAGCGGCCGTGACGCCAACGCCGAGGAGCCCGCCCCCGCCGCCGCCGGCGGTTCGAGCGCCGACCCCGTGGCGGACGACCCGGAGGCCGCCCTCGGCGTCGACCCGGTCGACGTCGAGGCCGCCGGCCGCAAGGCCAAAAAGGTCTTCAACAACCCGGCGCCGAAGAACTTCAAGCGCTACAACGCGCCCGGCGTCGTCAAGGTCACCAAGTACATCTATCCGAAGCGTGACATCTTCGGCGTCTTCACCGACCAGGCGCGCAACCAGATCGCGGACCGCAACGCGCTCGCCAAGAAGGTCGGCATGAAGCCGAACATGATCAAGAGCTTCTTCGGCTGGGGCGCCCCGGTCGACCCGAACTGGGCGCGCAGGATCTGGAACGCGGGCGCCTTCCCGCAACTGGAGCTCGAGGCGCACGATCCCGCGGTCGCCACCGTCGCCTCGGTCGCGGCGGGTCAGGAGGACGGCTACATCCGCGCGCTGGCCCAGAGCGTCAAGACCGCGAACGTGCCGATCGTGTTCAGCCCCTTTCACGAGATGAACGGCGACTGGTACCCGTGGGGCCACTGCGGGCCGACCTCCAAGCCGGAGTCGAACGCCTGCCAGGTCGGCACCACTCCGGCGCAGTTCCGCGCCGCGTGGAAGCGGATGCACAACATCTTCAAGCAGGTCGGCGCCACCAACGCGATCTGGGTGTGGCAGACCAACCAGATCGGCGCGCGCCCGCAGGTGCGGCTCAAGCAGTTCTACCCCGGCAACGCCTATGTCGACTGGGCCGGCACGGTGGGCTACTACTATCCGAAGAAGGGATGGTACGCCTCCTGGAATGACATCTTCGTCAAGACCCTCAAGGAGATCAAGAAGATCACCAAGAAGCCGATCTTCATTCCCGAAATGGGCATGGAGCCGAGCAAGTACCGCGCGCGGGACGTCAAGAACTTCCTGAAGGCCGTCTCCGCCCGCCGGGACGTCATCGGCTTCCTGTGGTTCAACTACAACAAGCCGACCGAGACCGACTTCCGGATCGAGGCCAGCAAGGCGTCCCTCAAGGCGTTCAAGTACTGGATCAAGCAGGGCACCTACGGCTATGACCCCCGCAAGGTGAAGTAG
- a CDS encoding CGNR zinc finger domain-containing protein, with amino-acid sequence MHHAFPCGTLPLDFAGTLRARRRAAPAEKLGTPELLDAWFTESGLLAAPSGADAVDLASARELREAIYTLVTARIDGVQLPSAAVSVVNDQAACLPVGLALGGAGVLRTGTAAQGLASLAREAVAIVGGDEAQLLRECGRPECTQVYLDRSRGRRREWCAMRTCGNRVKAAAFRARHGTAPANDPTSS; translated from the coding sequence GTGCACCACGCCTTCCCGTGCGGGACCCTTCCGCTCGACTTCGCCGGCACCCTGCGCGCGCGCCGCAGGGCCGCGCCCGCCGAGAAGCTCGGCACGCCGGAGCTGCTCGACGCCTGGTTCACCGAGTCCGGCCTGCTCGCCGCGCCCTCGGGCGCGGACGCGGTGGACCTCGCCTCCGCCCGGGAACTGCGCGAGGCGATCTACACGCTCGTCACCGCCCGGATCGACGGCGTTCAACTGCCGTCCGCCGCGGTCTCCGTCGTCAACGACCAGGCCGCGTGCCTGCCCGTCGGGCTCGCGCTCGGCGGCGCGGGGGTGCTGCGCACCGGCACGGCCGCGCAGGGCCTGGCGAGCCTCGCCCGCGAGGCCGTCGCGATCGTCGGCGGCGACGAGGCGCAGCTGCTGCGCGAGTGCGGCCGCCCCGAGTGCACCCAGGTCTACCTCGACCGCTCCCGGGGCCGCCGCCGCGAGTGGTGCGCCATGCGCACCTGCGGCAACCGCGTCAAGGCCGCCGCCTTCCGCGCCCGCCACGGCACCGCCCCCGCCAACGACCCCACCTCGTCCTGA
- a CDS encoding MarR family winged helix-turn-helix transcriptional regulator produces the protein MPASDDRLYFLLQRAAHRLRIDADRLCKDAAGITTAQLGALFAVRDDPGVTQQGLARVLGLRESAVTALVGRLDAAGLIARRPHPAEHRAVSLHLTTHGAAALESARPAIDGFNAALRARLGDADFLRTAAALALLAEEDPA, from the coding sequence ATGCCCGCATCGGACGACCGCCTGTACTTCCTGCTCCAGCGCGCCGCCCACCGGCTGCGCATCGACGCCGACCGGCTCTGCAAGGACGCCGCGGGGATCACCACCGCTCAGCTCGGGGCGCTGTTCGCGGTGCGGGACGATCCGGGCGTCACCCAGCAGGGCCTCGCCCGGGTCCTCGGCCTGCGCGAGTCCGCCGTCACCGCCCTCGTCGGCCGGCTCGACGCCGCGGGCCTGATCGCCCGCCGCCCGCATCCGGCCGAGCACAGAGCCGTCTCCCTGCACCTGACGACCCACGGCGCCGCCGCCCTGGAATCCGCACGTCCGGCGATCGACGGCTTCAACGCCGCCCTGCGCGCCCGGCTCGGCGACGCGGACTTCCTGCGCACCGCCGCCGCCCTGGCCCTCCTCGCCGAGGAGGACCCCGCGTGA
- a CDS encoding PaaI family thioesterase has translation MDPMAFAEEVLAAQPFSKLVGTRIVAFGDGEAVLELDIRDDLRQQNGYVHGGLLGYLADNALTFAAGASVGGNVLTSGFTIDYLRPAVAGVLRAEGRVVRAGRGRVVSRCEIFTVDERGASVLCAVAQGDIAVLSLA, from the coding sequence ATGGACCCGATGGCGTTCGCCGAGGAAGTGCTCGCCGCGCAGCCTTTCAGCAAGCTCGTCGGCACCCGGATCGTCGCGTTCGGCGACGGCGAGGCGGTGCTGGAACTCGACATCCGCGACGACCTGCGCCAGCAGAACGGCTACGTCCACGGAGGGCTGCTCGGCTACCTGGCCGACAACGCGCTGACCTTCGCCGCGGGGGCCTCCGTCGGCGGCAACGTCCTCACCTCGGGATTCACCATCGACTACCTGCGCCCGGCCGTCGCGGGGGTACTGCGCGCCGAGGGCAGGGTCGTGCGCGCGGGCCGGGGCCGGGTCGTCAGCCGCTGCGAGATCTTCACCGTCGACGAGCGGGGCGCGTCCGTGCTGTGCGCCGTCGCCCAGGGTGACATCGCGGTCCTGTCTCTCGCCTGA
- a CDS encoding fatty acid desaturase family protein, giving the protein MTDTLAAPRSGSDFTPLARQVRESGLMERRTGYYARSIAFTTLATVAVWAAAGVVGGWWALPLAVPAALLSARMGFLGHDAGHKQIAATARGNRRLGLFLGNFMLGLSHGWWNHKHNAHHAHPNHIGKDPDIESGALVFTKEDAVGRTSGVIGWLTRNQAALFFPLTTLEGIALQVSSVQTLRQRPAAERRTEALLLAVHHLLYFGAAFLLLPVPVALAFIAIHQGLFGLHLGAAFAPNHKGMPMPGPDDDWDHLRKQVLTSRNIHGGVVTDWMLGGLNYQIEHHLFPALPRPALRKAQPLVRAHCESLGLPYAETSLITSYAIALRHLDSVA; this is encoded by the coding sequence TTGACCGACACCCTCGCAGCACCGCGGAGCGGCAGCGACTTCACCCCGCTGGCCCGCCAGGTCCGGGAGAGCGGGCTCATGGAACGCCGCACCGGCTACTACGCCCGCTCGATCGCCTTCACCACGCTGGCGACCGTCGCCGTCTGGGCCGCCGCCGGGGTCGTCGGAGGCTGGTGGGCGCTCCCGCTCGCGGTACCCGCCGCACTGCTGTCGGCCAGGATGGGTTTCCTCGGGCACGACGCGGGCCACAAGCAGATCGCCGCCACGGCCCGCGGCAACCGGCGGCTCGGCCTGTTCCTCGGCAACTTCATGCTCGGCCTCAGCCACGGCTGGTGGAACCACAAGCACAACGCCCACCACGCCCACCCCAACCACATCGGCAAGGACCCCGACATCGAGTCGGGCGCCCTCGTCTTCACCAAGGAAGACGCCGTCGGCCGGACCAGCGGCGTCATCGGCTGGCTGACCCGCAACCAGGCCGCGCTGTTCTTCCCGCTCACGACGCTGGAAGGGATCGCCCTCCAGGTGTCCAGCGTCCAGACGCTGCGGCAGCGGCCCGCCGCCGAGCGCCGCACCGAGGCGCTTCTCCTGGCCGTGCACCACCTCCTGTACTTCGGCGCCGCGTTCCTGCTGCTGCCCGTGCCCGTCGCCCTCGCCTTCATCGCGATCCACCAGGGGCTGTTCGGCCTGCACCTGGGCGCCGCGTTCGCGCCCAACCACAAGGGCATGCCGATGCCCGGACCGGACGACGACTGGGACCACCTGCGCAAGCAGGTCCTCACGTCCCGCAACATCCACGGCGGGGTCGTCACCGACTGGATGCTCGGCGGCCTCAACTACCAGATCGAGCACCACCTGTTCCCCGCCCTGCCCCGCCCCGCCCTGCGCAAGGCCCAGCCCCTCGTCCGGGCCCACTGCGAGTCCCTCGGCCTCCCCTACGCCGAGACCTCTCTGATCACGTCCTACGCGATCGCCCTCCGCCACCTGGACTCGGTCGCCTGA
- a CDS encoding sensor histidine kinase: MSVHHVLGRPLNAVIAVLRAPSGPDRSICWPDQPRARLAIILAVLPLSIGLTGGSIALYAGLHGVSADLAWPLGILQCLPLLVAPRWPVPAWRVVMMGLLCGTVAGGGDTFMPWPVTSLLALVGVLFAVGASSDRPKPLGAGLVTVFVIVAVPLWVGRLESWFGLILIGLVLLALVFGDAVGGRYLAEMRLALEAERHRRDQALNAVLEERSRIARELHDVVAHHMSVIALQAEAAPYKIHDLPEPARETFALLRDEARSALTETRRMVGLLRAGSEAAERAPQPGADRIPELLDAHEGLRVSLEVRGAHRTLPDAVDLSAYRIVQEALSNAARYAPGSSVEVEVHYLPHELRLEIRDDGAKEEPQPGNGGHGLLGMRERVAMLGGSLKTGPRPEGGWSVSAGLPLDSPPSP, translated from the coding sequence ATGAGCGTGCACCATGTGTTGGGCCGCCCCCTGAACGCGGTGATCGCCGTGCTGCGCGCCCCGTCCGGACCCGACCGTTCCATCTGCTGGCCCGACCAGCCGCGGGCCCGGCTCGCCATCATCCTCGCCGTCCTGCCCCTCTCGATCGGGCTGACCGGCGGGTCGATCGCCCTGTACGCGGGCCTGCACGGCGTCTCGGCCGACCTCGCCTGGCCGCTCGGCATACTCCAGTGCCTGCCGCTGCTGGTCGCGCCGCGCTGGCCGGTGCCCGCATGGCGGGTCGTCATGATGGGGCTGCTGTGCGGCACGGTGGCGGGCGGTGGCGACACGTTCATGCCCTGGCCGGTGACGTCGCTGCTGGCACTCGTCGGGGTGCTGTTCGCGGTGGGCGCCAGCTCGGACCGGCCCAAGCCACTGGGCGCGGGGCTGGTCACCGTCTTCGTGATCGTCGCGGTCCCGCTGTGGGTCGGCAGGCTCGAGTCGTGGTTCGGGCTGATCCTGATCGGGCTCGTCCTGCTCGCGCTGGTGTTCGGCGACGCGGTCGGCGGCCGGTACCTCGCCGAGATGCGGCTGGCGCTCGAGGCCGAGCGGCACCGCCGCGATCAGGCGCTCAACGCGGTCCTGGAGGAGCGCTCCCGGATCGCGCGGGAACTGCACGACGTCGTCGCCCACCACATGTCGGTCATCGCGCTCCAGGCCGAGGCCGCCCCGTACAAGATCCACGACCTGCCCGAGCCCGCCCGCGAGACGTTCGCGCTGCTGCGGGACGAGGCGCGCAGCGCGCTCACCGAGACCCGGCGGATGGTCGGCCTGCTGCGCGCGGGATCGGAGGCCGCCGAGCGGGCCCCGCAGCCCGGCGCGGACCGGATCCCCGAACTGCTCGACGCGCACGAGGGCCTGCGCGTCTCCCTCGAGGTCAGGGGAGCCCACCGGACGCTGCCCGACGCCGTCGACCTCTCGGCCTACCGGATCGTGCAGGAGGCGCTGAGCAACGCCGCGAGGTACGCCCCGGGCTCCTCGGTCGAGGTCGAGGTCCACTACCTCCCCCACGAACTCCGTCTGGAGATCCGCGACGACGGCGCGAAGGAAGAGCCCCAACCCGGCAACGGCGGACACGGCCTCCTGGGCATGCGCGAACGCGTCGCCATGCTCGGCGGCTCCCTGAAGACCGGCCCCCGCCCGGAAGGAGGCTGGTCGGTCTCCGCGGGGCTTCCCCTCGACTCCCCTCCCTCACCCTGA
- a CDS encoding response regulator, translating to MIRVVIADDQVMIRDGLATLLDSDPGIAVVAQAGDGQEAVELASELAPDVVVMDIRMPRMDGLAATAQIASETGPRVLILTTFDLDEYVYEALGAGASGFLLKDAPAHDLIHAVKVVASGDALLAPSVTRRLIQDFARRRRHERPRTGAADALTPRELDVLRLIARGLSNAEIAGELFLAEQTIKTHVGHVLTKLNLRDRTQAVVFAYENGIAG from the coding sequence ATGATCCGGGTGGTGATCGCTGACGATCAGGTGATGATCAGGGACGGGCTGGCGACGCTGCTGGACTCCGATCCCGGCATCGCCGTCGTCGCGCAGGCGGGGGACGGGCAGGAGGCCGTGGAGCTGGCGAGTGAGCTGGCGCCCGACGTGGTGGTCATGGACATTCGGATGCCCCGGATGGACGGGCTGGCCGCCACGGCCCAGATCGCCTCCGAGACCGGGCCTCGCGTCCTCATCCTCACCACGTTCGACCTCGACGAGTACGTGTACGAGGCCCTGGGCGCGGGCGCGTCCGGCTTCCTGTTGAAGGACGCCCCGGCGCACGACCTGATCCACGCCGTCAAGGTGGTGGCGTCCGGCGACGCGCTGCTCGCCCCGTCGGTGACCCGCCGCCTGATCCAGGACTTCGCCCGACGCCGCCGCCACGAGCGGCCCAGGACCGGCGCCGCGGACGCCCTCACCCCGCGCGAGCTCGACGTGCTCCGCCTCATCGCACGCGGCCTGTCCAACGCCGAGATCGCCGGTGAGCTGTTCCTCGCCGAGCAGACGATCAAGACGCACGTCGGCCATGTGCTCACCAAGCTCAATCTGCGCGACCGCACCCAGGCCGTCGTCTTCGCCTACGAGAACGGCATCGCGGGCTGA